In Anas platyrhynchos isolate ZD024472 breed Pekin duck chromosome 22, IASCAAS_PekinDuck_T2T, whole genome shotgun sequence, the following proteins share a genomic window:
- the LOC113841828 gene encoding uncharacterized protein → MLKWLVTFRDNHLLECYLGSCGAEGERAWKSLKGFQFAKLYFEVKEYELAKRYISTYLSVQKRDRRAHRFLGQIYEAEDNIEKAFGCYRKDLVLKIAELLCNNAVTDERAKYWVEKSAKLFPGSPAVYKLKEQLLDCKAPSLAELHKYDVGKRRYSLKLSINMTVCTRGSSRNTSYCNNTLPSHLGKSQSNSELQVARQNLQKIIDLKTEITDVVDVLQLLRISKVYDPLTILMDWISDQHLSKIEIQEEREGSEKPQCAKENYTLENCMKLLPMVTGQLQWMPFVDPKLHMSVIQFIYWSLRQIDTGSQDASMTATMERLAEVILKGAVQKGSMQKWTKKSTQSKPKAAHFFKSSSMPLRFLSTLVVLRTAKRMNYLTQAFRSLCVDLKTDEGKILFLQYRCVPIILSHLTISKKCLLFIALNALVEMAMNNDKSE, encoded by the exons ATGTTAAAGTGGCTGGTAACTTTTCGTGACAACCATCTCCTGGAGTGTTATCTGGgaagctgtggtgcagaggggGAACGTGCATGG AAATCGTTGAAAGGATTCCAGTTCGCcaagctgtattttgaagtaaagGAGTATGAACTTGCTAAAAG GTATATATCTACATACCTCAGTGTGCAAAAGAGAGATCGGAGAGCACACAGATTTCTTGGACAAATTTATGAAGCTGAGGACAACATAGAAAAAGCTTTTGGATGTTACAGG AAAGATCTAGTACTGAAGATAGCGGAGTTACTGTGCAATAATGCCGTCActgatgaaagagcaaaatactgGGTTGAAAAATCTGCTAAGTTGTTTCCTGGAAGCCCTGCTGTTTACAAGTTGAAG GAGCAGTTGCTGGATTGTAAAGCACCATCGCTAGcggaacttcataaatatgatgtTGGTAAGAGGCGTTACTCTCTGAAACTCAGCATAAACATGACTGTCTGTACCAGAGGttcttctagaaatacttcGTATTGCA ataaCACCTTACCATCCCATTTGGGTAAAAGTCAGAGTAATAGCGAACTGCAAGTCGCCCGTCAGAATCTCCAG AAAATCAtagacttgaaaactgaaataactgatgttGTGGATGTGTTACAGTTACTACGGATTTCAAAAGTTTACGACCCCTTAACTATTCTTATGGACTGGATCTCAGACCAACACCttagcaaaatagaaatacaagaagagagagagggcagtgagaaacctcagtgtgctaaagaaaactacactctagaaaattgtatgaag cttttgcctATGGTCACTGGACAGCTCCAGTGGATGCCATTTGTGGATCCTAAACTACATATGTCTGTGATTCAATTTATCTACTGGTCTCTAAGGCAGATAGACACTGGTAGTCAG GATGCAAGCATGACAGCAACAATGGAGAGACTTGCAGAAGTTATTCTCAAAGGCGCAGTACAAAAGGGAAGCATGCAAAAATGGACTAAAAAGTCTACACAGAGTAAACCAaaagctgcacatttctttaaaagctcctCTATGCCTTTGAGGTTTCTGTCAACTTTAGTTGTGCTTAGAACAGCAAAACGAA tGAATTACCTGACTCAGGCATTTCGTTCCCTTTGCGTGGACTTGAagacagatgaaggaaagatcttatttttgcaataccGATGTGTGCCTATCATACTAAGCCACTTAACTATATccaaaaaatgtctcctttttattgcacttaatGCATTAGTTGAGATGGCCATGAACAACGATAAAAGtgagtaa